From a single Photobacterium gaetbulicola Gung47 genomic region:
- a CDS encoding hypothetical protein (COG2978), with amino-acid sequence MSETISSPPSQKGIIAFIERAGKKIPDPVIIFMSLFVFCLALTAVIGGLQFEITGADGGAVTHSIKNMMATENVRWMFDNALLTNWLSFGGGVLGVILIVMLGVGIAENSGLLSAVIKKVGLRINERYLPLLVIFLGIMSSIATDAGYLILIPLAGLLYAGLGKNPLIGMAAAFAGVSAGFSANLIPATPVDVILGANARIFAESQGIPFETAAGEAINPATMHYFFIFTSTFILAGLGAWVTSRFVAPRLEKMSYQLPEDLNLNDFQVSDSENKGLRAAGLGLIIALAAVVGLAMGPLATYTNEAGREVTPYLDNVILLIAMVFAVVGIFFGVATGKFKSLQDVVKAMVTQMNTMGYILVLTFFCYNFLALLGFSGLGTYVTYLGATFLSALGLQQFPILLIIGFILTTAVINLFVGGLTSKWMLLGPIFVPMLYQVNPNMTPDLVTAAYRVADSSTNIITPMMSYAGVILAFMRKYKPELSFGDVIAMMVPYSVAFLTVWTSVLVAFFAFNIPLGF; translated from the coding sequence ATGAGTGAGACCATTTCTAGCCCGCCTTCGCAGAAAGGCATCATCGCGTTCATTGAGCGTGCCGGTAAAAAAATCCCTGATCCTGTGATCATTTTCATGTCGCTGTTTGTATTCTGTCTGGCGCTAACTGCTGTCATCGGCGGCTTGCAGTTTGAGATCACGGGGGCAGATGGTGGTGCCGTCACCCACAGCATTAAAAACATGATGGCGACGGAAAACGTCCGCTGGATGTTTGATAATGCGTTGCTGACAAACTGGCTATCGTTTGGCGGTGGTGTGCTGGGCGTGATCCTGATTGTGATGCTGGGGGTCGGAATTGCCGAAAATTCGGGGTTGTTGTCGGCCGTTATTAAGAAAGTCGGCCTGCGTATCAATGAACGCTACCTGCCACTGTTGGTGATCTTCCTGGGTATCATGAGCTCGATTGCAACGGATGCCGGCTACTTGATCCTGATCCCGCTTGCCGGTCTGCTTTACGCGGGGCTGGGCAAGAACCCATTGATCGGTATGGCGGCAGCGTTCGCCGGTGTGTCGGCGGGTTTCAGTGCCAACTTGATCCCGGCTACGCCAGTTGACGTCATCCTGGGTGCCAACGCACGGATCTTTGCGGAGTCTCAGGGGATCCCATTTGAAACCGCGGCAGGCGAAGCCATTAACCCGGCAACCATGCACTACTTCTTCATTTTCACCTCGACCTTTATCCTTGCGGGTCTAGGTGCTTGGGTAACAAGCCGCTTTGTTGCTCCGCGCCTTGAGAAAATGTCGTACCAACTGCCGGAAGATCTGAACCTGAATGACTTCCAGGTTTCGGATTCAGAGAACAAAGGCCTGCGTGCCGCTGGTCTAGGCCTTATTATTGCATTGGCTGCAGTGGTGGGTTTGGCAATGGGCCCGTTGGCGACCTACACCAATGAGGCCGGACGCGAGGTAACGCCGTACTTAGACAATGTGATCTTGTTGATTGCGATGGTGTTTGCGGTTGTTGGTATCTTCTTCGGTGTGGCCACTGGCAAGTTCAAATCACTGCAGGATGTAGTGAAGGCGATGGTTACGCAGATGAACACCATGGGGTACATCCTGGTATTGACGTTCTTCTGCTATAACTTCCTGGCACTGCTTGGCTTCTCTGGCCTAGGTACGTATGTGACTTACCTGGGGGCGACGTTCCTGAGCGCACTTGGTCTGCAGCAGTTCCCAATTCTGTTGATCATCGGCTTTATTCTGACCACGGCGGTTATCAACCTGTTCGTCGGTGGCCTGACGTCGAAGTGGATGCTGCTTGGTCCTATCTTCGTGCCGATGTTGTACCAAGTAAACCCGAACATGACCCCGGATCTTGTGACGGCGGCCTACCGCGTCGCGGACTCTTCGACCAACATCATCACACCGATGATGAGCTATGCGGGGGTCATCCTGGCCTTCATGCGTAAGTACAAGCCAGAGCTGTCGTTCGGTGATGTGATTGCCATGATGGTACCTTACTCGGTGGCTTTCCTGACGGTATGGACGTCGGTGCTGGTTGCTTTCTTTGCTTTCAATATCCCTCTGGGTTTTTAA